A portion of the Streptomyces erythrochromogenes genome contains these proteins:
- a CDS encoding dihydrolipoamide acetyltransferase family protein — MPQVMEFKLPDLGEGLTEAEIVRWLVAVGDVVAIDQPVVEVETAKAMVEVPCPYGGVVTARFGEEGEELPVGAPLITVAVGAQSLPAAAAEAAGDEGSGEAPRPLIGYGSDHSRPARRRRVRPVTAAVSAPVAAPAPAAVVAAPVAPAAPVAPAGPVPVISPLVRKLAKDGGVDLRALHGSGPEGLILRADVEAALAALRAPAPAPAPAAAVAAQGERIPLKGLRGAVAEKLSRSRSEIPDATCWVDADATELMAARAAMNAVGGPKISVLALLARICTAALAKYPELNSTVDLAAKEIVRLPSVHLGFAAQTERGLVVPVVRDAQGRNPESLSAEFARLTELARSGKLAPADLTGGTFTLNNYGVFGVDGSTPIINHPEAAMLGVGRIIDKPWVHEGQLAVRKVVQLSLTFDHRVCDGGTAGGFLRYVADCVESPAVLLRSL, encoded by the coding sequence ATGCCGCAGGTCATGGAATTCAAGCTGCCGGACCTCGGTGAGGGCCTGACCGAGGCCGAGATCGTGCGGTGGCTGGTGGCGGTGGGCGACGTCGTCGCCATCGACCAGCCGGTCGTCGAGGTCGAGACGGCCAAGGCGATGGTGGAGGTGCCCTGCCCCTACGGCGGCGTGGTCACCGCCCGCTTCGGCGAGGAGGGCGAGGAGCTGCCGGTCGGCGCCCCGCTGATCACCGTGGCGGTGGGTGCGCAGTCGCTGCCCGCCGCGGCCGCGGAGGCTGCCGGGGACGAAGGCTCGGGCGAGGCTCCCCGGCCGCTGATCGGCTACGGCTCGGACCACTCGCGTCCGGCGCGTCGGCGACGGGTGCGACCCGTCACCGCCGCGGTGTCGGCGCCCGTCGCGGCCCCGGCCCCGGCCGCGGTCGTCGCGGCTCCGGTGGCTCCGGCCGCTCCCGTGGCTCCCGCCGGGCCGGTGCCCGTCATCTCGCCGCTGGTCCGCAAGCTGGCCAAGGACGGCGGGGTGGACCTGCGCGCGCTGCACGGGTCCGGGCCGGAGGGTCTGATCCTGCGGGCCGACGTCGAGGCGGCCCTGGCCGCGCTGCGGGCGCCCGCCCCGGCTCCCGCCCCCGCGGCGGCGGTGGCGGCGCAGGGCGAGCGGATCCCGCTCAAGGGCCTGCGCGGTGCGGTCGCCGAGAAGCTGTCGCGCAGCCGCAGCGAGATCCCGGACGCCACCTGCTGGGTCGACGCCGACGCCACCGAGCTGATGGCGGCCCGGGCCGCGATGAACGCCGTGGGCGGGCCCAAGATCTCGGTGCTCGCGCTGCTGGCGCGGATCTGCACGGCCGCGCTGGCCAAGTACCCGGAGCTGAACTCCACCGTGGACCTCGCGGCCAAGGAGATCGTCCGGCTCCCGTCGGTGCACCTGGGCTTCGCCGCGCAGACCGAGCGGGGCCTGGTGGTCCCCGTGGTCCGGGACGCGCAGGGCCGCAACCCGGAGTCCCTGTCGGCCGAGTTCGCGCGGCTGACCGAGCTCGCCCGCTCGGGCAAGCTGGCCCCGGCCGACCTGACGGGCGGCACCTTCACCCTGAACAACTACGGGGTGTTCGGGGTCGACGGCTCCACGCCGATCATCAACCACCCTGAGGCGGCGATGCTCGGCGTCGGCCGGATCATCGACAAGCCGTGGGTCCACGAGGGCCAGTTGGCGGTGCGCAAGGTCGTCCAGCTGTCGCTGACCTTCGACCACCGGGTCTGCGACGGCGGTACGGCCGGCGGCTTCCTGCGCTACGTCGCGGACTGCGTGGAATCCCCGGCGGTGCTCCTGCGCAGCCTCTAG
- a CDS encoding alpha-ketoacid dehydrogenase subunit beta has product MAQALTRAMRDAMAEDPTVHVMGEDVGTLGGVFRITDGLAKEFGEDRCTDTPLAEAGILGTAVGMAMYGLRPVVEMQFDAFAYPAFEQLISHVAKMRNRTRGAMPLPITIRVPYGGGIGGVEHHCDSSEAYYVATPGLTVVTPATVEDAYGLLRASIASDDPVVFLEPKRLYWSKADWSPEAPAAVPGIGKALVRRTGTSATLITYGPSLPVCLEAAEAAREEGWDLEVVDLRSLVPFDEDTVVESVRRTGRAVVVHEAGGFGGPGAEIAARVTERCFHHLEAPVLRVTGFDIPYPPPMLEKYHLPGVERILDAVARLQWEN; this is encoded by the coding sequence ATGGCGCAGGCCCTGACGCGGGCGATGCGCGACGCGATGGCCGAGGACCCGACGGTCCACGTGATGGGCGAGGACGTCGGGACGCTCGGCGGCGTCTTCCGGATCACGGACGGCCTCGCGAAGGAGTTCGGCGAGGACCGCTGTACGGACACCCCGCTCGCCGAGGCCGGAATCCTGGGCACGGCCGTCGGCATGGCCATGTACGGGCTGCGGCCCGTGGTGGAGATGCAGTTCGACGCCTTCGCCTACCCGGCCTTCGAGCAGCTGATCTCGCACGTCGCGAAGATGCGCAACCGCACCCGCGGCGCGATGCCGCTGCCGATCACCATCCGCGTGCCGTACGGCGGCGGGATCGGCGGCGTGGAGCACCACTGCGACTCCTCCGAGGCGTACTACGTGGCCACCCCCGGCCTCACCGTGGTGACCCCGGCGACCGTCGAGGACGCCTACGGGCTGCTGCGCGCGTCGATCGCCAGCGACGACCCGGTGGTCTTCCTGGAGCCGAAGCGGCTGTACTGGTCGAAGGCGGACTGGTCGCCCGAGGCGCCGGCTGCCGTGCCGGGCATCGGGAAGGCGCTGGTCCGGCGCACGGGCACCAGCGCCACCCTGATCACCTACGGGCCTTCACTGCCGGTCTGCCTGGAGGCGGCCGAGGCGGCCCGCGAGGAGGGCTGGGACCTGGAGGTCGTCGACCTGCGCTCCCTGGTCCCCTTCGACGAGGACACGGTCGTGGAGTCCGTACGCCGCACCGGTCGCGCGGTCGTCGTCCACGAGGCCGGCGGCTTCGGCGGGCCGGGCGCGGAGATCGCCGCCCGGGTCACGGAGCGGTGCTTCCACCACCTGGAGGCCCCGGTGCTGCGGGTGACGGGCTTCGACATCCCGTACCCGCCGCCGATGCTGGAGAAGTACCACCTGCCCGGCGTCGAACGGATCCTGGACGCCGTGGCCCGCCTGCAGTGGGAGAACTGA
- the pdhA gene encoding pyruvate dehydrogenase (acetyl-transferring) E1 component subunit alpha, which yields MTVQELPGAGASHRSTPPPAWRPRTDAAPLLPDAEPYRVLGTEAADRLDPALMRRCYAELVRGRRYNAQATALTKQGRLAVYPSTVGQEACEIAAAMVLEEQDWLFPSYRDTLAAVARGLDPVQALTLLRGDWHTGYDPREHRIAPLSTPLATQLPHAVGLAHAARLRGDDVVALAMVGDGGTSEGDFHEALNFAAVWQAPVVFLVQNNGFAISVPLAKQTAAPTLAHKGVGYGMPGRLVDGNDIAAMHEVLSEAVRRARAGGGPTLIEAVTYRMEAHTNADDATRYRGDAEVEAWKAHDPIDLLERELTARGILDEAGITAARDEAEAMAASLRDGMNADPVVDPMDLFAHVYAEQTDRLREQAAMLRAELEAEDQA from the coding sequence ATGACGGTCCAAGAGCTGCCCGGTGCCGGTGCGTCCCACCGTTCCACCCCGCCGCCCGCCTGGAGGCCCCGTACGGACGCCGCTCCGCTGCTCCCGGACGCCGAGCCCTACCGGGTGCTGGGCACCGAGGCGGCCGACCGCCTCGACCCCGCGCTGATGCGCCGGTGCTACGCCGAACTGGTGCGCGGCCGTCGCTACAACGCCCAGGCCACGGCGCTCACCAAGCAGGGCCGGCTCGCCGTCTACCCCTCCACCGTCGGCCAGGAGGCCTGCGAGATCGCGGCCGCCATGGTCCTGGAGGAGCAGGACTGGCTCTTCCCGAGCTACCGCGACACCCTGGCGGCCGTGGCGCGCGGACTGGACCCCGTACAGGCGCTGACCCTGCTGCGCGGCGACTGGCACACCGGCTACGACCCGCGTGAGCACCGCATAGCCCCGCTCTCGACCCCGCTCGCCACCCAGCTGCCGCACGCGGTGGGCCTGGCGCACGCGGCCCGGCTGCGCGGCGACGACGTCGTCGCCCTCGCCATGGTCGGCGACGGCGGCACCAGCGAGGGCGACTTCCACGAGGCGCTGAACTTCGCCGCCGTCTGGCAGGCCCCGGTGGTCTTCCTCGTGCAGAACAACGGCTTCGCGATCTCCGTCCCGCTCGCCAAGCAGACCGCCGCCCCGACACTGGCCCACAAGGGCGTCGGGTACGGCATGCCGGGCCGGCTGGTCGACGGCAACGACATCGCGGCGATGCACGAGGTGCTGTCCGAGGCCGTCCGGCGGGCCCGGGCCGGCGGCGGCCCGACCCTGATCGAGGCCGTCACGTACCGCATGGAAGCACACACGAACGCCGACGACGCGACGCGCTACCGCGGTGACGCCGAGGTCGAGGCGTGGAAGGCGCACGACCCGATCGACCTGCTGGAGCGGGAGCTGACAGCGCGCGGGATCCTCGACGAGGCGGGCATCACGGCCGCGCGCGACGAGGCCGAGGCGATGGCGGCGTCCCTGCGCGACGGGATGAACGCCGATCCGGTGGTGGACCCGATGGACCTGTTCGCGCATGTCTACGCGGAGCAGACCGACCGCCTGCGCGAGCAGGCGGCCATGCTCCGTGCCGAGCTGGAAGCCGAGGACCAGGCGTGA